The following coding sequences lie in one Flavobacterium sediminis genomic window:
- a CDS encoding ABC transporter ATP-binding protein, with amino-acid sequence MSKPIIDIKGITRDFPLGDETIHVLKGIDLTINKGEYVALMGPSGSGKSTLMNILGCLDTPTGGSYILNSKLVSEMHDDELAEIRNKEIGFVFQTFNLMPRTTALDNVALPMVYAGKSKEERNVRATEVLTQVGLEDRMDHKPNQLSGGQRQRVAVARALVNHPAIILADEPTGNLDSKTSVEIMALFDDIHSKGNTVILVTHEEDIAEHAHRIIRLRDGIIESDTKNK; translated from the coding sequence ATGTCAAAACCTATTATAGACATTAAAGGCATTACACGAGACTTTCCTTTAGGAGACGAAACTATTCATGTACTTAAAGGAATTGATTTAACCATTAATAAAGGAGAATACGTTGCCTTAATGGGACCTTCCGGTTCAGGAAAATCAACTTTAATGAATATTTTAGGCTGTTTAGACACTCCTACAGGCGGTTCTTACATTTTAAACAGCAAATTAGTCAGCGAAATGCACGATGATGAATTGGCTGAAATCCGTAACAAAGAAATCGGTTTTGTATTTCAAACTTTCAACCTTATGCCCCGTACCACTGCTTTGGATAATGTAGCTTTACCAATGGTCTATGCCGGAAAATCTAAAGAAGAAAGAAATGTACGTGCTACAGAAGTTCTGACTCAGGTTGGCTTAGAAGATCGTATGGATCATAAGCCTAATCAATTGTCCGGTGGTCAACGCCAACGTGTTGCTGTAGCTCGTGCCTTGGTCAATCACCCTGCTATCATTTTAGCCGATGAACCTACCGGAAACTTAGACAGTAAGACTTCTGTAGAGATCATGGCTCTTTTTGACGATATCCACTCTAAAGGAAACACCGTTATTCTGGTAACACACGAAGAAGACATTGCCGAACACGCACACCGTATTATCCGTTTACGAGATGGTATTATTGAAAGCGATACTAAAAACAAATAA
- a CDS encoding DUF2795 domain-containing protein: MYWTLELASYLSDAPWPATKDELIDYAIRTGAPLEVVENLQSIEDEGEIYESMEEIWPDYPTDEDYLWNEDEY, translated from the coding sequence ATGTATTGGACATTAGAATTAGCATCTTATTTAAGTGATGCGCCTTGGCCTGCAACCAAAGACGAACTTATCGACTATGCAATCAGAACAGGAGCTCCTCTTGAAGTTGTAGAAAACTTGCAATCTATTGAAGATGAAGGAGAGATCTACGAATCCATGGAGGAAATTTGGCCTGACTATCCGACTGACGAAGACTATCTTTGGAACGAGGATGAGTATTAA
- a CDS encoding carbonic anhydrase: MNIEEIFENNKNWVTEKLSIDPHFFDKLSEGQSPEFLYIGCSDSRATAEEIMGMAPGQVFVHRNIANMVPNSDLSSMSVINYAVNHLKVNHIVVCGHYGCGGVKSAMQQSDLGILNPWLRNIRDVYRLHKKELNAITDEETKYRRLVELNVQEQCINVIKTAEVQKANRDRDLKVYGWIFDLHTGKLIDLNIDFDTILHDITEIYKIES; this comes from the coding sequence ATGAATATTGAAGAAATTTTTGAAAACAACAAAAATTGGGTAACAGAAAAACTTTCAATCGACCCTCATTTTTTCGACAAATTATCAGAAGGACAATCACCTGAATTCTTATACATAGGTTGTTCTGACAGTCGCGCCACTGCTGAAGAAATCATGGGAATGGCTCCGGGACAGGTTTTTGTCCATCGTAACATTGCAAATATGGTCCCGAATTCGGATTTAAGTTCAATGTCGGTTATTAATTACGCCGTAAACCACTTAAAAGTAAACCACATTGTAGTTTGTGGTCACTATGGTTGTGGCGGGGTAAAATCAGCCATGCAACAATCTGATCTAGGAATTTTAAATCCTTGGCTACGAAACATCCGAGATGTGTATCGTTTGCATAAAAAAGAATTAAATGCCATTACTGACGAAGAAACTAAGTACAGACGTTTAGTTGAATTAAATGTGCAGGAACAATGCATTAACGTCATTAAAACAGCTGAAGTTCAAAAAGCAAACAGAGACCGTGATTTAAAAGTTTACGGCTGGATCTTTGATCTTCATACCGGTAAATTGATCGACTTAAATATTGATTTCGACACCATACTTCACGATATTACCGAGATCTACAAAATCGAAAGTTAA
- a CDS encoding CocE/NonD family hydrolase: MKSFLTIVSFCLSLLVWSQNNIEQNYDKKEVYITMRDGVKLFTSIYIPKDISKENKYPFLMQRTCYSVGPYGEDQYRRTLGPSHFLSDDKYIFVYQDVRGRYMSEGTWTNMTPQVDHKTKQNIDESTDTYDTIDWLIKNIRYNNGKIGQFGTSYPGFYTAVGTLSQHPALVASSPQAPISDFFFDDFHHNGAFVMGYFKTFPVFGVQKDNPTQEHWFGKDMIKRTSDDGSVFYRELGTLKEGADTYYKDNFFMQEIMEHPNYDAFWQKRNLLPHLKDIKHAVMTVGGWFDAEDLAGPLNIYKTIEKTSPKAHNTIVMGPFSHGGWGRENGKTFHNDIYFGDSIATFYQKNIEYKFFTHYLKGNKKDKLELPEAYMFDTGKKEWKEFTAWPPEKAEKINFYLAENASLSKTKPSNAASTEYYSDPNNPVPSSVNYKDFNGFTPRNYMSEDQRFALNRPDVVTFTTDYLTEDITFAGEILAKLNIASTSTDADFVVKLIDVYPLDEPENADKPNVLYANYHQMVRSEIMPARFRNSYEKPEALTPNQATKVTFRLQDVLHTFKKGHKIQIQVQSTWYPLMEINSQKFLENPHLASKEDYTKAFIKVFNNSSIEVEVLK, from the coding sequence ATGAAATCATTTCTAACTATTGTATCTTTTTGTCTTTCACTATTGGTTTGGTCACAAAACAATATCGAACAAAATTACGACAAAAAGGAGGTCTACATTACTATGCGCGACGGCGTAAAACTTTTCACAAGTATTTATATTCCGAAGGATATTTCAAAAGAAAACAAGTATCCGTTCTTAATGCAACGTACGTGTTATAGCGTAGGTCCCTACGGAGAAGATCAATACCGAAGAACTCTCGGGCCAAGTCATTTTTTATCTGACGACAAATACATTTTTGTTTACCAAGATGTAAGAGGCCGCTATATGAGTGAAGGAACTTGGACCAATATGACACCGCAAGTAGACCACAAAACCAAGCAAAATATCGACGAAAGTACTGATACGTACGACACCATAGACTGGTTAATCAAAAACATCCGGTACAATAACGGAAAGATAGGTCAATTCGGAACTTCTTACCCCGGTTTTTATACGGCTGTCGGAACTTTATCCCAGCATCCGGCTTTAGTTGCTTCCTCTCCTCAGGCTCCGATTTCTGATTTCTTTTTTGATGATTTTCACCACAACGGTGCTTTTGTAATGGGCTATTTTAAGACCTTTCCTGTTTTTGGTGTTCAAAAAGACAATCCTACACAAGAACATTGGTTTGGCAAAGACATGATTAAAAGAACATCTGATGACGGTTCCGTTTTCTACCGTGAATTAGGCACCTTAAAAGAAGGTGCAGACACTTATTACAAAGACAATTTCTTTATGCAGGAAATCATGGAGCATCCAAATTATGATGCTTTTTGGCAAAAAAGAAACTTATTGCCTCATTTGAAAGACATCAAACATGCTGTAATGACTGTAGGCGGTTGGTTTGATGCCGAAGATCTGGCCGGACCGTTAAACATCTACAAAACCATTGAAAAAACAAGTCCGAAAGCACATAATACAATTGTTATGGGACCTTTTTCGCATGGCGGATGGGGACGCGAAAACGGAAAAACATTCCACAATGACATTTATTTTGGTGACAGTATTGCTACGTTTTACCAAAAAAACATCGAATACAAGTTTTTTACACACTACCTAAAAGGAAACAAAAAAGATAAATTAGAATTACCGGAAGCCTATATGTTTGACACCGGTAAAAAAGAATGGAAAGAATTTACAGCCTGGCCTCCTGAAAAAGCAGAGAAAATAAATTTCTATTTAGCTGAAAATGCTTCTTTAAGCAAAACTAAACCATCAAATGCAGCTTCAACCGAATATTATAGTGATCCTAATAATCCGGTACCAAGTTCTGTAAACTACAAAGATTTCAACGGTTTTACCCCGCGTAATTACATGAGTGAAGACCAACGATTTGCTTTAAACCGTCCGGATGTAGTGACTTTCACTACCGATTATTTAACGGAAGACATCACTTTTGCCGGAGAAATTTTAGCCAAATTAAACATTGCGTCTACGAGCACCGATGCTGATTTTGTAGTGAAATTAATTGATGTTTATCCGCTTGACGAACCAGAGAATGCTGATAAACCGAACGTACTCTATGCCAATTACCACCAAATGGTGAGAAGTGAGATCATGCCGGCGCGTTTTAGAAACAGCTATGAAAAACCGGAAGCTTTAACACCTAACCAAGCTACTAAAGTAACTTTCCGACTTCAGGATGTGTTACACACCTTCAAAAAAGGACATAAAATCCAAATTCAAGTGCAAAGTACATGGTATCCTTTAATGGAAATCAATTCGCAGAAATTCTTAGAAAATCCACATTTGGCTTCCAAAGAAGATTACACTAAAGCTTTTATCAAAGTCTTTAACAATAGTTCAATAGAAGTTGAAGTTTTAAAATAA
- a CDS encoding O-methyltransferase, giving the protein MLHILKAYIKFLLDSKNEHGVHSPFVFNLVTKCFYDKTNYPEYQTLKQYRKALLANTNTIEVTDFGAGSRVFKSNTREIAKIAKTAGISPKRAALLFRIVRYFQPEQILEIGTSLGLATSALALGSKKSYIKSLEGCPNTLAITENQFNTFFPELNFEFLNTEFSSYFNSSDFRLPAFDLIYFDGNHSKKATLDYFNCLLPTITNDSVWIFDDIHWSPDMEEAWQIIKNHSQVTVTIDTFQWGFVFFRKEQEKEHFTIRA; this is encoded by the coding sequence ATGTTACATATATTAAAAGCATACATAAAATTCTTATTAGATTCCAAAAACGAACACGGAGTTCATTCGCCATTTGTATTTAATTTGGTAACCAAATGTTTTTACGATAAGACAAACTACCCGGAATACCAAACGTTAAAACAGTATCGAAAAGCTCTTTTGGCGAATACTAACACGATCGAAGTTACGGATTTCGGTGCGGGTTCCCGTGTTTTTAAATCGAATACTCGAGAAATTGCTAAAATTGCCAAAACAGCCGGAATTTCACCTAAAAGAGCAGCCTTGCTATTCCGTATCGTTCGTTATTTCCAGCCCGAACAAATTTTAGAAATCGGAACTTCTTTAGGATTAGCCACTTCTGCCCTAGCTTTGGGAAGCAAAAAATCATACATTAAAAGTCTTGAAGGATGTCCAAATACATTGGCTATTACTGAAAATCAGTTTAACACCTTCTTTCCAGAATTAAATTTTGAATTTTTAAACACTGAATTCTCAAGTTATTTTAATTCTTCTGACTTTCGACTTCCGGCTTTCGACTTAATCTATTTCGATGGTAATCATTCTAAAAAAGCTACATTAGACTATTTCAATTGTCTTTTGCCAACTATAACCAATGATAGTGTCTGGATTTTTGACGACATCCATTGGTCGCCCGATATGGAAGAAGCTTGGCAAATCATTAAAAATCACTCACAAGTAACCGTGACGATCGATACTTTTCAGTGGGGATTCGTTTTCTTTAGAAAAGAGCAGGAAAAAGAGCACTTCACAATTCGAGCATAG
- the secA gene encoding preprotein translocase subunit SecA, with amino-acid sequence MSIINSILKAFVGDKSQKDIKAIQPIITKIKSFEGALQALSHDELRAKTVEFKEKIKAARAEKDEKIASLKQQAEQTDDIDAREDFYTEIDQLEKEAYEISEKVLNDILPEAFAVVKETARRFKENTNITVTATAKDRELSATKSYITLDGDNAVWANSWDAAGKAITWDMIHYDVQLIGGIVLHQGKIAEMQTGEGKTLVATLPLYLNALTGNGVHLVTVNDYLAKRDSTWKAPLFEFHGMTVDCIDNHQPNSESRRKAYEADITYGTNNEFGFDYLRDNMAHAPSDLVQRKHNYAIVDEVDSVLIDDARTPLIISGPVTDGDRHEFMELKPKVENLVNLQRKLATDCLTEAKRYFKEGNSKEAGFYLLRSHRALPKNKALIKFLSEEGVKQLLQKTENYYMQDNNREMPKIDEALYFVIEEKNNQVELTDNGIKFLSQDTDANFFILPDIGTEIAKIEKANLTKEEEAEQREELYKDFSVKSERIHTLTQLLKAYSLFEKDTEYVIMDNKVMIVDEQTGRIMDGRRYSDGLHQAIEAKENVKIEAATQTFATVTLQNYFRMYNKLAGMTGTAVTEAGEFWEIYKLDVVEIPTNRPIARKDKEDLIYRTVREKFNAVIEDVVQLSKAGRPVLIGTTSVEISELLSRMLKMRGIHHNVLNAKMHKSEAEIVAEAGKPGVVTIATNMAGRGTDIKLSDEVKKAGGLAIVGTERHDSRRVDRQLRGRAGRQGDVGSSQFYVSLEDNLMRLFGSEKVAKIMDRMGLKEGEVIQHSMMTKSIERAQKKVEENNFGVRKRLLEYDDVMNAQREVVYKRRKHALHGERLKVDIANMMYDTSELIVQNNKLANDFKNYEFDLIRIFSISAPITEADFSKLSEREIVSKTYKAVLAHYTDKNERSAQEAFPIIKNVYENNDGRYERIVVPFTDGIKSLNIVTNLEKAYQTEAKSLITDFEKNVTLAIIDEAWKKHLRKMDELKQSVQLAVHEQKDPLLIYKLEAFNLFKKMVDDVNKDVISFLFKADLPSQNPNNISEAKEVKQKESYTESKEEVLNTDEMAARSRQAGSQTQEQPQVTKTIVRETPKINRNDVVTIKHVLSGKSETMKFKKAEPMLATGEWVIVNE; translated from the coding sequence ATGAGTATCATAAATTCCATATTGAAAGCTTTTGTGGGAGATAAATCCCAAAAAGATATAAAAGCTATTCAACCTATTATTACTAAAATAAAGTCTTTTGAAGGCGCTTTACAAGCCTTGAGTCATGACGAACTAAGAGCTAAAACCGTTGAGTTTAAAGAAAAGATCAAAGCAGCCCGAGCTGAAAAAGATGAAAAAATCGCTTCTTTAAAACAACAAGCCGAACAAACAGACGATATTGATGCTCGTGAAGATTTCTATACTGAAATTGACCAGTTAGAAAAAGAAGCTTATGAAATTTCTGAAAAAGTTTTAAATGATATTTTACCGGAAGCATTTGCTGTTGTAAAAGAAACAGCTCGACGTTTCAAAGAAAATACAAACATCACCGTTACAGCCACTGCTAAAGACCGTGAGCTTTCAGCTACCAAATCTTACATTACACTGGATGGTGACAATGCTGTTTGGGCAAATTCATGGGATGCTGCCGGAAAAGCCATCACTTGGGATATGATCCACTACGACGTACAGTTAATCGGTGGTATCGTATTGCATCAAGGTAAAATTGCCGAAATGCAAACCGGTGAAGGTAAAACCTTAGTAGCAACACTTCCTTTATATTTGAATGCCTTAACAGGTAACGGAGTGCATTTGGTAACTGTTAACGACTACTTAGCCAAACGTGATAGCACATGGAAAGCTCCTTTATTTGAATTCCACGGAATGACCGTTGATTGTATTGACAATCACCAACCAAACTCTGAATCCAGAAGAAAAGCTTATGAAGCAGACATCACTTACGGAACTAATAACGAGTTCGGTTTTGATTACCTGCGTGATAATATGGCGCACGCACCTTCAGATTTGGTACAACGCAAACACAATTATGCGATTGTCGATGAGGTAGACTCCGTTTTAATTGATGATGCCCGTACGCCGTTAATTATTTCCGGACCGGTTACCGACGGAGATCGTCACGAATTCATGGAATTAAAACCAAAAGTAGAAAACTTAGTTAACCTTCAACGTAAATTAGCTACAGATTGTTTAACAGAAGCAAAACGCTATTTCAAAGAAGGTAATTCTAAAGAGGCCGGTTTCTATTTATTACGTTCGCACAGAGCCCTGCCTAAGAACAAAGCTTTGATCAAATTCTTATCGGAAGAAGGAGTAAAACAATTACTTCAGAAAACCGAAAATTACTATATGCAAGACAATAACAGAGAAATGCCGAAAATCGATGAGGCACTTTACTTTGTTATTGAAGAAAAAAACAATCAGGTTGAACTAACAGACAACGGAATTAAATTCCTTTCTCAGGACACTGATGCAAACTTCTTCATTCTACCGGATATCGGTACTGAAATCGCTAAAATTGAAAAAGCTAATTTAACAAAAGAAGAAGAAGCTGAACAAAGAGAAGAACTTTACAAAGATTTCTCAGTAAAATCAGAACGTATTCACACATTAACACAATTGCTTAAAGCGTATTCTTTATTTGAAAAAGATACCGAATACGTTATCATGGACAATAAAGTAATGATCGTAGACGAGCAAACCGGACGTATTATGGACGGACGTCGCTATTCTGATGGTTTACACCAAGCTATTGAGGCAAAAGAAAACGTAAAAATTGAAGCTGCTACACAAACTTTTGCAACCGTTACGTTGCAAAATTACTTCCGTATGTACAACAAGCTAGCCGGTATGACCGGTACTGCGGTAACTGAAGCCGGAGAGTTCTGGGAGATCTATAAGTTAGACGTAGTAGAGATTCCTACTAACAGACCTATTGCCCGTAAAGATAAAGAAGATTTAATTTACAGAACTGTACGTGAAAAGTTCAATGCTGTTATTGAAGACGTAGTCCAACTTTCTAAAGCGGGAAGACCGGTATTGATTGGTACAACTTCAGTAGAAATTTCAGAATTACTGAGCCGTATGCTGAAAATGAGAGGAATTCACCACAATGTATTGAATGCTAAAATGCACAAAAGTGAAGCCGAAATTGTAGCTGAAGCCGGTAAACCGGGAGTAGTTACTATCGCAACAAATATGGCTGGACGTGGTACCGATATTAAACTTTCTGACGAAGTAAAAAAAGCAGGCGGTTTAGCTATCGTTGGTACCGAACGTCACGATTCCCGTCGTGTAGACCGTCAGTTAAGAGGTCGTGCCGGTCGTCAAGGTGATGTAGGTAGTTCACAATTCTACGTGTCATTAGAAGACAACCTGATGCGTTTGTTCGGCTCTGAAAAAGTAGCCAAAATAATGGATCGCATGGGCTTAAAAGAAGGTGAAGTTATCCAACATTCCATGATGACCAAATCTATCGAAAGAGCTCAGAAAAAAGTAGAAGAAAACAACTTTGGTGTTCGTAAGCGTTTATTAGAATATGATGACGTAATGAATGCGCAACGTGAAGTAGTTTACAAACGTCGTAAACATGCTTTACACGGAGAACGTTTGAAAGTGGATATCGCTAACATGATGTACGATACTTCAGAATTGATTGTTCAAAACAACAAATTAGCAAACGACTTTAAAAATTATGAGTTCGATTTAATTCGTATCTTCTCAATCAGTGCTCCGATCACAGAAGCAGATTTTTCTAAACTATCTGAAAGAGAGATCGTAAGTAAAACATACAAAGCTGTATTAGCGCACTATACCGATAAAAACGAACGAAGTGCACAAGAAGCTTTCCCGATCATTAAAAACGTTTACGAGAACAATGATGGCAGATACGAGCGAATTGTAGTTCCGTTTACTGATGGTATTAAATCGCTTAATATTGTTACCAACTTAGAGAAAGCCTATCAAACAGAAGCAAAATCACTAATTACTGATTTTGAAAAGAACGTAACATTAGCCATTATTGATGAAGCCTGGAAAAAACACCTTCGCAAAATGGACGAATTAAAACAATCGGTTCAATTAGCCGTTCACGAACAAAAAGATCCGCTATTGATCTATAAATTAGAAGCTTTTAACTTGTTCAAGAAAATGGTTGACGATGTAAATAAAGATGTTATTTCATTCTTGTTTAAAGCTGACCTGCCTTCTCAAAATCCAAACAATATTAGTGAGGCTAAAGAAGTAAAACAAAAAGAAAGCTACACTGAAAGCAAAGAAGAAGTTTTAAATACTGATGAAATGGCAGCCCGTAGCCGTCAGGCCGGAAGTCAGACTCAGGAACAACCTCAGGTTACAAAAACCATTGTTCGCGAAACACCTAAAATAAACCGTAACGATGTGGTTACTATTAAACATGTTTTAAGCGGTAAAAGCGAAACTATGAAATTCAAAAAAGCAGAACCTATGTTAGCTACCGGCGAATGGGTTATCGTTAATGAATAA
- the abc-f gene encoding ribosomal protection-like ABC-F family protein, translated as MNFLSVENISKAYGERVLFENISFGINKDQKIAFIAKNGSGKTTIMNMLAGLDEPDSGQVIVRKDIKMAFLSQNDNLQPELTIEESIFASDNDTLKVIEQYEKALENPDDAEAYQKAFDNMDRHNAWDFETQYKQILFKLKLDDLKLKVKNLSGGQKKRLSLAIILINKPDFLILDEPTNHLDLEMIEWLEDYFAKENLTLFIVTHDRFFLERVCNEILELENGKLYQYKGNYSYYLEKKEERIASENASVDKAKNLFVKELEWMRRQPKARTTKSKSRQDDFYVIKEKAMSRRKENVVELEINMERMGSKIIELAKINKSFQDRVILKDFNYSFQRGERVGIIGKNGTGKSTFLNIITGSIQPDSGKVIVGDTMKIGYYTQSGINPKPQQKVIDIIKEYGEYIPLTKGKIISASQLLERFLFDAKKQYDYVEKLSGGELKRLYLCTVLIQNPNFLILDEPTNDLDIVTLNVLENFLLDYPGCLLVVSHDRYFMDKIVDHLFVFRGQGEIEDFPGNYSDFRTYEDSAEPVKEEKVESANAKSWKEKQVKAGLTFNEQKEFQKIEREIKDLEFKKKEIEAEFAEGKVADDKIEAKANELQKIIQSLEEKEERWFELSAKMEE; from the coding sequence ATGAACTTCCTTTCAGTCGAAAATATCTCAAAAGCTTACGGCGAACGCGTTTTGTTTGAAAACATTTCGTTTGGTATCAACAAAGACCAAAAAATCGCTTTTATTGCTAAAAACGGTTCCGGAAAAACAACTATTATGAACATGTTAGCCGGTTTGGACGAACCCGATAGCGGTCAGGTTATTGTTCGTAAAGACATTAAAATGGCTTTTTTATCGCAAAATGACAATTTACAGCCTGAATTGACTATTGAAGAGAGCATTTTCGCCAGTGATAACGACACGCTGAAAGTGATAGAACAATACGAAAAAGCATTGGAAAATCCGGATGATGCCGAAGCGTATCAAAAAGCGTTTGACAATATGGATCGTCATAATGCCTGGGATTTTGAAACCCAATACAAGCAAATTTTGTTCAAATTAAAATTGGACGATTTAAAACTGAAAGTCAAAAACCTTTCGGGTGGACAAAAAAAGCGCTTGTCATTAGCCATTATCCTAATCAACAAACCTGATTTTCTAATCTTGGATGAGCCAACCAACCATTTGGATTTAGAAATGATTGAATGGTTAGAAGATTATTTCGCCAAAGAAAATTTAACGTTATTCATCGTAACCCACGACCGTTTCTTTTTAGAGCGTGTTTGTAACGAAATCTTAGAACTTGAGAACGGAAAGTTATACCAATACAAAGGCAATTATTCGTATTATCTAGAAAAAAAAGAAGAACGAATTGCTTCTGAAAATGCAAGTGTTGACAAAGCCAAGAACTTATTTGTCAAAGAATTAGAATGGATGCGTCGCCAACCGAAAGCGCGTACCACCAAATCAAAATCGCGTCAAGATGATTTTTACGTGATTAAAGAAAAAGCCATGAGTCGCCGTAAGGAAAATGTGGTGGAGTTGGAAATCAACATGGAACGCATGGGAAGCAAAATTATTGAATTAGCTAAGATCAATAAAAGTTTCCAAGACAGGGTTATTCTAAAAGATTTCAATTACTCGTTTCAACGTGGCGAACGCGTGGGTATCATTGGTAAAAACGGAACCGGAAAATCTACTTTTTTAAATATTATCACAGGAAGCATTCAACCTGATTCTGGAAAAGTAATCGTTGGTGACACCATGAAAATCGGGTATTATACGCAAAGCGGAATCAATCCAAAACCACAACAAAAAGTAATTGACATCATTAAAGAATATGGCGAATATATTCCGTTGACTAAAGGAAAAATCATTTCGGCTTCGCAATTATTGGAACGCTTTTTATTTGATGCCAAAAAACAATACGATTACGTCGAAAAACTAAGCGGCGGCGAATTGAAACGTTTGTATTTGTGTACCGTTTTGATTCAAAATCCGAATTTCTTAATTCTCGATGAGCCAACCAATGATTTGGATATCGTAACCTTAAATGTATTGGAAAACTTCTTACTGGATTATCCAGGATGTTTATTAGTAGTAAGTCACGACCGTTATTTTATGGACAAAATCGTGGATCACTTATTTGTGTTCCGCGGGCAAGGTGAAATTGAAGATTTTCCAGGAAATTATTCCGACTTCAGAACCTATGAAGATTCGGCTGAACCTGTTAAAGAGGAAAAAGTTGAATCGGCTAATGCTAAATCTTGGAAAGAAAAACAAGTAAAAGCGGGCTTAACTTTTAATGAACAAAAAGAGTTTCAAAAAATTGAACGCGAAATCAAAGATTTGGAATTCAAGAAAAAAGAAATTGAAGCCGAATTTGCTGAAGGAAAAGTAGCCGACGACAAAATTGAAGCAAAAGCTAACGAATTACAAAAAATCATTCAGTCTTTAGAAGAAAAAGAAGAACGTTGGTTTGAATTGAGTGCAAAAATGGAGGAATAA
- a CDS encoding DUF6150 family protein codes for MFRFVLIMLFVAFSFVAKAQKVFSVQYANQADIKVFVVDYPNQADLLVYKVKYSNQAGKNDGRWFFTDYANQADKKIYFVDYANQADLKIYFVEYPNQAEWKDNAKKHLLY; via the coding sequence ATGTTTCGATTTGTATTAATAATGCTTTTTGTAGCCTTTTCTTTTGTGGCTAAAGCACAAAAGGTGTTTTCTGTTCAATATGCCAATCAGGCAGATATAAAAGTATTTGTGGTCGATTACCCGAATCAGGCCGATTTATTGGTTTACAAAGTAAAATATTCCAATCAGGCAGGGAAAAACGATGGTAGATGGTTCTTTACGGATTATGCTAATCAAGCAGATAAAAAGATCTACTTTGTGGATTATGCCAATCAGGCGGATTTGAAGATTTATTTTGTAGAATATCCGAATCAGGCAGAATGGAAAGACAATGCTAAAAAACATCTTCTGTATTAG
- a CDS encoding cob(I)yrinic acid a,c-diamide adenosyltransferase has product MKVYTKTGDKGTTALFGGTRVPKHHIRIESYGTVDELNSHIGLIRDQEMNPFYKTALIEIQDRLFTVGAILATPPEKEILKNGQQRLNINRISKEDIAFLEQEIDKMDTELPPMTHFVLPGGHTTVSYCHIARCVCRRAERLAVHLHEIEPIDELVLTYLNRLSDYLFVLARKLSHDLNAEEVKWIPRK; this is encoded by the coding sequence ATGAAAGTATATACTAAAACCGGAGACAAAGGGACGACAGCCTTATTTGGCGGAACCCGAGTTCCCAAACACCACATCCGCATAGAAAGTTACGGGACAGTAGACGAACTCAATTCTCACATTGGTTTGATCCGTGACCAGGAAATGAATCCTTTCTACAAAACAGCTTTGATAGAAATTCAGGATCGACTTTTTACTGTAGGAGCTATTTTAGCAACACCTCCGGAAAAAGAAATCTTAAAGAATGGTCAGCAACGTTTAAATATCAATAGAATTTCTAAAGAAGATATTGCTTTCTTAGAACAGGAAATCGATAAAATGGATACTGAACTCCCTCCTATGACACATTTCGTTTTGCCAGGCGGACATACAACTGTGTCATATTGTCATATAGCACGTTGTGTTTGCCGCAGAGCCGAGCGTTTAGCAGTACATTTACACGAAATTGAGCCTATTGACGAACTGGTTCTAACCTACCTTAACCGACTTTCTGACTACTTATTTGTGTTGGCACGAAAGTTGTCACACGATTTGAACGCTGAAGAAGTAAAATGGATTCCGAGAAAGTAA